CCATGCAGGGAGCGCGGCGGCCTGTTTATCATTCCGGAGCAAAAGATTCCTTGTCGGCTCCACAAATCGGACAGACCCAGTCCTCGGGTAAATCGGCAAACGCTGTGCCCGGGTCCACACCATTATCCGGATCCCCAAGGGCCGGATCGTAAATATAACCACATACTTGACATACGTACTTTTGCATTGCTACCTCCTGGTAAAAATATGAATGCGATTCATCAGATTCATCTAATGAACTTTGGTTTTAGGTCACCTATCTATCGGCGATCTTCTTGCCGATTTCTCGGCCATAATCCTGCGCCATTTGCATACCGCCCTGCAACGACGCGGATTTGAGTCTCAACGGACTGCCGACCATGTCCATGTTAAAGATGTTTAACATCGTATCGTAAATGCGATCCGCAGCTTCGCCGCTCCAACCGAATGCTCCAAAAGCGCCCCCGACCTTGCCGGCCACCTGGGCCTTGGCACATAAGAAAAGCAACTGTTTCATGGCCGGCATCATGTCCCCATGATAAGTAGCCGAGCCAAAGACGTAGGCTTCGTACCCATTCAGGTCCTCTTCCGTTTGCAGTTGCGCGGCGTTCGCCACTTTTGCGTCCGCGCCGGTGAAGCGGACCCCTTCGGCAATAAGGTCCGCGATGCCCTGGGTTTGGCCGGTTCGGGTGGCATAAGCTATCAATACTTTGGCCATCTCTAGCGTTCTCCTGTCCTATTTGGACGTCCGAGGC
This sequence is a window from Desulfomonile tiedjei. Protein-coding genes within it:
- a CDS encoding rubredoxin — protein: MQKYVCQVCGYIYDPALGDPDNGVDPGTAFADLPEDWVCPICGADKESFAPE
- a CDS encoding FprA family A-type flavoprotein → MAKVLIAYATRTGQTQGIADLIAEGVRFTGADAKVANAAQLQTEEDLNGYEAYVFGSATYHGDMMPAMKQLLFLCAKAQVAGKVGGAFGAFGWSGEAADRIYDTMLNIFNMDMVGSPLRLKSASLQGGMQMAQDYGREIGKKIADR